A stretch of the Halobacteriovorax sp. DA5 genome encodes the following:
- a CDS encoding ATP-binding cassette domain-containing protein, whose protein sequence is MHIEIQKFTYPAKGENSTPFTLEDISFDCRQGDLIGIVGLSGSGKSTLLNIMAANIIPDEGKVFVENHSGVKKEYNFDYIDDFNEYRELIGIVSQDSHIFSETVEFNITMGQAGFGSFDAFWSEVCEQISYLSRWGIKPDTVLDQNEISLGQKQLISAIRSCYLKKPIVLFDEISSSLDSDLEEALRKMILFVQKQAVTIIVAHRVETILDAQQILVMEGGKIIAKGVHEELKNSSPQYDLFVKQLSN, encoded by the coding sequence ATGCATATTGAAATCCAAAAATTTACGTATCCTGCTAAAGGTGAGAATTCAACACCCTTTACTTTAGAAGATATCTCTTTTGATTGTCGCCAAGGTGATCTTATTGGGATTGTCGGATTATCTGGAAGTGGAAAATCGACTCTCTTAAATATCATGGCCGCTAATATTATTCCTGATGAAGGGAAGGTATTTGTTGAAAATCATAGCGGAGTTAAGAAAGAGTATAATTTTGATTATATTGATGACTTCAATGAGTATCGTGAATTGATTGGGATTGTTTCGCAAGATTCGCATATCTTTTCAGAAACAGTTGAATTTAATATTACGATGGGGCAAGCAGGTTTTGGAAGTTTTGATGCTTTCTGGAGTGAAGTTTGTGAACAGATTTCTTATCTATCGAGATGGGGAATAAAGCCTGATACAGTCCTTGATCAAAATGAGATCTCACTTGGTCAAAAGCAGCTTATATCGGCGATTCGCTCTTGTTACTTAAAGAAGCCTATTGTTCTATTCGACGAAATTTCTTCTTCATTAGATAGTGATCTTGAAGAAGCTCTACGTAAAATGATTCTCTTTGTTCAAAAGCAGGCCGTTACAATTATCGTGGCCCATCGAGTTGAAACAATACTTGATGCCCAACAGATTCTTGTTATGGAAGGTGGAAAAATTATTGCAAAAGGTGTGCATGAAGAATTGAAAAATAGTTCGCCGCAATATGATCTCTTTGTGAAGCAATTATCGAATTGA
- a CDS encoding thioredoxin domain-containing protein: MFKKSKLALGLVAISAIGLVACTSEVNSKPNFLFKKAPNATAVIKFNGKEVSHDELFKGSEAELYEAQLKVYELKLGKVKAYLLENFKNEDPARSSMTMEQFIDVVIAKDVKVSDKEINEFAKERNIPDVNPQLKARIVDFLRNSKKREAIEAYLTKKTKNSPVEIYLERPKRPRFEIPVTGKEPMFGGKDAAVVITEYSDFQCPYCAKGVEIMNQIKKTYGNKVKIVFKNFPLSFHKDAAKAAEAALCANEQAGDKFWKLHDSMFADQSGLSVDGLKSKAKTVGLDQKKFDECLDSGRMKAEVDATVKEGIDVGVQSTPTFYVNGMLINGAQPFEVFKELIDSELGK; this comes from the coding sequence ATGTTTAAAAAATCCAAGCTAGCACTTGGCCTAGTTGCTATTTCTGCAATTGGACTAGTTGCATGTACGAGCGAAGTAAATTCAAAACCAAATTTCTTATTTAAAAAGGCACCAAATGCCACTGCAGTGATTAAGTTCAATGGCAAAGAAGTTAGTCATGATGAGCTTTTTAAAGGCTCAGAAGCAGAGTTATATGAAGCCCAATTAAAAGTATATGAACTAAAACTAGGTAAAGTTAAGGCCTATCTTTTAGAGAATTTTAAAAATGAAGACCCTGCAAGAAGTTCAATGACAATGGAGCAATTCATTGATGTTGTTATTGCTAAGGACGTAAAAGTATCTGATAAAGAAATTAACGAGTTTGCAAAAGAAAGAAATATTCCTGATGTAAATCCTCAGTTAAAAGCTAGAATTGTAGACTTCTTAAGAAACTCGAAAAAGCGTGAAGCTATCGAAGCATACTTAACTAAGAAAACGAAGAATAGCCCAGTTGAAATTTACTTAGAAAGACCTAAAAGACCACGTTTTGAAATTCCTGTGACAGGAAAAGAGCCAATGTTTGGTGGAAAGGATGCGGCCGTAGTTATTACTGAATATTCGGATTTCCAGTGTCCTTACTGTGCTAAGGGTGTTGAGATCATGAATCAGATCAAGAAGACTTATGGTAATAAGGTTAAAATTGTATTCAAGAACTTCCCATTAAGCTTTCATAAAGATGCGGCCAAAGCTGCTGAAGCGGCACTATGTGCAAATGAGCAAGCTGGTGATAAATTTTGGAAACTACACGATTCAATGTTTGCAGATCAGTCAGGACTTTCTGTTGATGGACTTAAGTCTAAAGCAAAGACAGTTGGTTTAGATCAAAAGAAATTTGATGAGTGTCTTGATTCTGGACGTATGAAAGCAGAAGTTGATGCTACAGTTAAAGAAGGGATTGACGTTGGTGTACAATCAACTCCAACTTTTTATGTGAACGGTATGCTAATTAATGGTGCACAACCATTTGAAGTATTTAAAGAGCTTATTGATTCAGAATTAGGTAAATAA